One window of Deltaproteobacteria bacterium genomic DNA carries:
- a CDS encoding Bro-N domain-containing protein produces the protein MKNNLAIFENFKIRRLYDEKAEVWYFSVVDIIQVLIQQPDYQTARKYWNKLKERLKKEGSQSVTNCHRLKLEAADGKKYLTDVANPQTLLRLIQSVPSPKAESIKLWLAKVGYERLQEMADPARSLDRARETWRKHGRSEKWIQQRMMGQETRNKLTDYWKDHGIQEGNEFAILTNIIHQEWSGVSIKEHKDIKGLKTQNLRDHMSEAELIFTALAKLSTRQIAETDDSTGMDENKVAGVKGGRIAKKARLELEAKTGRKVVTSGNYLLPAKAARHG, from the coding sequence ATGAAAAACAATTTAGCCATTTTTGAAAACTTTAAGATTCGTCGCTTATACGATGAGAAGGCCGAAGTTTGGTATTTTTCTGTCGTCGATATTATTCAGGTGCTCATCCAACAACCTGACTACCAGACAGCCAGAAAATACTGGAATAAACTCAAAGAGCGGCTCAAGAAAGAAGGAAGTCAGTCGGTGACAAATTGTCACCGACTGAAATTGGAGGCCGCTGACGGGAAGAAATATCTAACAGATGTGGCAAATCCTCAAACATTACTAAGACTTATTCAATCCGTTCCCAGCCCAAAAGCCGAATCGATCAAGCTCTGGCTTGCCAAGGTGGGGTATGAACGCCTGCAAGAAATGGCCGACCCTGCCCGTTCGCTTGATCGTGCCCGCGAGACATGGCGTAAACATGGGCGTAGTGAAAAGTGGATCCAACAAAGAATGATGGGTCAGGAGACGCGCAATAAACTCACCGATTATTGGAAAGATCACGGCATTCAAGAAGGCAATGAATTCGCCATCCTCACCAATATCATTCATCAGGAATGGAGCGGGGTTTCTATCAAAGAGCACAAAGATATCAAAGGACTCAAAACACAAAATCTTCGCGATCATATGAGTGAAGCCGAACTGATCTTTACTGCCTTGGCTAAACTATCCACCCGACAAATCGCCGAAACGGATGATTCAACCGGCATGGATGAAAACAAAGTAGCTGGCGTCAAAGGCGGGCGCATTGCCAAAAAAGCGCGCTTGGAGCTTGAGGCAAAGACGGGTCGCAAAGTGGTGACATCAGGGAACTATCTGCTACCCGCAAAAGCGGCGCGGCATGGATGA